A single Arachidicoccus sp. BS20 DNA region contains:
- a CDS encoding DUF4251 domain-containing protein: MKKLLLATFTAFIIVSCSSVKNAADKVGQQAKLARLVQSQNFIFNARYVIPQRMNILNIIPNNVGQLQNLSPGYYLSVSPDSVKAYLPYFGRAYSAPYSTTDNGININTKDFKYSYKANRKGMYTISIDIHNDKYTQSFTLNVGSSNYASLQVQSINRDAISFYGSVEQKEDNIQ; the protein is encoded by the coding sequence ATGAAAAAGTTATTGTTGGCAACATTTACGGCATTTATAATTGTATCCTGTTCGTCGGTAAAAAACGCAGCCGACAAAGTAGGGCAACAGGCGAAGCTTGCCCGGCTTGTGCAATCACAGAATTTTATATTTAATGCACGATATGTGATTCCGCAAAGAATGAATATTCTGAATATCATTCCCAATAATGTGGGACAATTACAAAATCTTTCGCCCGGTTATTATCTTTCTGTTTCGCCCGATTCGGTAAAGGCTTATTTGCCATATTTCGGCAGGGCTTACTCAGCGCCGTATTCCACTACCGACAATGGAATAAATATCAATACCAAAGATTTCAAATATTCTTACAAAGCTAACAGAAAAGGTATGTACACGATTTCTATCGATATTCATAATGACAAATACACTCAATCTTTCACGTTGAATGTCGGGAGCAGCAACTATGCTTCGCTGCAAGTGCAAAGCATTAACAGAGATGCGATTTCTTTTTATG
- a CDS encoding NifU family protein: protein MIKTGSPIVSIYTEMTPNPATMKFVANKLLYPGKSIDFQDETTAGPSPLAKELFSFPFIKSVFIASNFVTLTKTNEVEDWQDVIPQVKQFLKEYLESGATIINEDEVSKIVPESSNEISHDDDDIVKRIKELLDNYVRPAVEMDGGAIQYKSYNEGIVNLMLQGSCSGCPSSMITLKAGIEGMMKRMIPEVKEVIAEAE from the coding sequence ATGATTAAGACAGGCAGCCCTATTGTAAGCATATATACGGAAATGACGCCGAACCCTGCGACAATGAAATTTGTTGCGAATAAATTATTATATCCCGGCAAAAGCATCGATTTTCAGGATGAGACCACAGCGGGTCCTTCGCCGTTGGCAAAAGAATTGTTCAGTTTTCCGTTCATTAAAAGCGTGTTCATTGCAAGCAATTTTGTAACCCTTACAAAAACGAATGAAGTAGAAGACTGGCAGGATGTAATTCCGCAGGTAAAACAATTTTTAAAAGAATACCTCGAAAGCGGCGCAACGATTATCAATGAAGATGAGGTTTCTAAAATCGTTCCTGAATCGTCCAACGAAATCAGTCACGACGATGATGATATTGTAAAAAGAATTAAAGAATTGCTGGACAATTATGTGCGTCCCGCAGTAGAAATGGATGGCGGCGCCATTCAATACAAGAGCTACAACGAAGGCATTGTAAACCTGATGTTGCAAGGTAGTTGCAGCGGTTGCCCATCGTCAATGATTACGTTGAAAGCGGGCATCGAAGGCATGATGAAACGTATGATTCCCGAAGTAAAAGAAGTAATTGCCGAAGCAGAATAA
- a CDS encoding QcrA and Rieske domain-containing protein, translating to MDRKDFLKKACGSCAAIALGTFFTSSLLESCKTPALSMSKATPANGSISLPLADFANSDFKLVRVSNYNYDVAVIKQSSGNYIALLLMCTHAGQALTKAGNGYLCPLHGSRFSTTGEVVKGPATDPLEHLEIKIENQNLLVKLDPDYYS from the coding sequence ATGGACAGAAAAGATTTTTTGAAAAAGGCTTGCGGCTCTTGCGCAGCAATTGCACTTGGCACATTCTTCACGTCTTCCTTGCTGGAATCGTGTAAAACACCGGCGCTAAGTATGTCTAAAGCCACGCCCGCAAATGGAAGCATTTCATTGCCTTTGGCAGACTTTGCCAATTCGGATTTTAAGCTCGTTCGCGTGAGCAATTATAACTACGATGTAGCGGTAATCAAGCAGTCGTCGGGCAATTATATAGCCTTGTTGCTCATGTGTACCCACGCAGGGCAAGCGCTTACAAAAGCCGGAAACGGTTATTTGTGTCCCTTGCACGGCAGCCGTTTTTCTACAACAGGCGAGGTAGTTAAAGGTCCTGCGACAGACCCATTGGAACATTTGGAAATTAAAATTGAAAATCAGAATTTATTGGTAAAACTCGACCCGGATTATTATTCTTAA
- a CDS encoding imelysin family protein yields MKKNLLSAILLSATVLIGLSSCSKDDNNNNNTSNNIEQTTDAALSDFVNVLGEPLYADFVTKATTLNTAVQTLKANPTAANQTAAQNAWRDVRVTWEQSEGFLIGPVEDDNYDPYMDTWPTDKNQMNQLLAGTQTLNVEYLESETSDAELTLRGFHPLEYLLWGEFDPADYTSRQKDYMAALAQDILNNTKALQSSWTTGGFANEITGAGQTGSRYTSKEDALEAIANALIDICNEVGETKMPTPFGNTQADADSTQAESPYSHNSIIDFKNNIQGAYNTYICSYGGKTGTSLSSLVQINNKNLDNQLKNAFTNAIAAFDGFGNYTFEQAIYTQRPIVQNVIDQITALKTTVEDGLIPYIQQYIKN; encoded by the coding sequence ATGAAAAAGAATTTATTATCAGCTATTTTATTATCAGCAACGGTGCTTATAGGACTTAGCTCTTGCTCAAAAGACGATAACAACAACAATAATACAAGTAACAATATTGAGCAAACCACAGATGCGGCATTGAGCGACTTTGTGAATGTTTTGGGCGAACCTTTATACGCCGATTTTGTTACAAAAGCAACAACATTAAACACCGCTGTTCAAACTTTGAAGGCAAACCCGACCGCAGCTAATCAAACTGCTGCACAAAACGCATGGCGCGATGTACGTGTAACTTGGGAACAAAGCGAAGGTTTTTTGATTGGACCTGTTGAAGATGATAACTATGACCCATATATGGATACTTGGCCTACCGATAAAAACCAGATGAACCAACTTTTGGCAGGAACACAAACGTTGAATGTAGAGTACCTTGAGTCGGAAACCTCTGATGCGGAATTAACATTGCGCGGATTCCACCCGTTGGAATACTTGCTTTGGGGGGAATTTGACCCTGCAGATTATACTTCAAGACAAAAAGATTACATGGCTGCTTTAGCACAGGATATTTTAAACAATACAAAAGCGCTACAAAGCAGCTGGACAACCGGCGGATTTGCCAACGAAATTACCGGCGCAGGACAGACAGGAAGCCGCTATACAAGCAAAGAAGATGCTTTAGAAGCAATTGCCAATGCGCTGATTGATATTTGTAACGAAGTAGGTGAAACCAAAATGCCTACACCATTTGGCAACACACAAGCCGACGCAGACTCTACACAAGCAGAATCGCCTTATTCTCACAATTCCATTATCGATTTTAAAAACAATATACAAGGTGCCTATAACACCTACATTTGCAGCTACGGCGGAAAAACGGGAACAAGTTTAAGTTCATTGGTACAAATAAATAATAAGAATTTGGACAATCAGCTTAAAAACGCATTTACCAATGCAATAGCAGCTTTTGACGGTTTTGGAAACTATACTTTTGAACAGGCAATTTATACACAACGCCCTATTGTGCAAAATGTAATAGACCAGATTACTGCCTTAAAAACAACAGTTGAAGATGGTTTGATTCCATACATTCAACAATACATAAAAAATTAA